In a genomic window of Glycine max cultivar Williams 82 chromosome 13, Glycine_max_v4.0, whole genome shotgun sequence:
- the LOC100778332 gene encoding probable galacturonosyltransferase 9, translated as MAVATRGARGGSSFRSLFSFRIFISAIFSLLFVATLSVLFTTNPSTSNDDSDLPTTGNAYVHRTFLALKSDPLRTRMDLIHQQAKDHIALVNAYGAYARKLKLDISKQLKMFDELAHNFSDIVLKPTYKASLFDSDGPIDEDVLRQFEKEVKDRVKIARMIIVEAKENYDNQLKIQKLKDTIFAVHESLAKAKKNGALASLISARSIPKSLHCLAMRLMGEKISNPEKYRDEEPKLEFEDPTLYHYAIFSDNVIAVSVVVRSVVKNAVEPWKHVFHVVTNRMNVGAMKVWFKMRPIEGGAFLEVKSVEEFTFLNSSYVPILRQLESAKMKQRYLENQADNATNDANMKNAKSLSMLDHLRFYLPEMYPKLYKILLLDDDVVVQKDLTGLWKIDLDGKVNGAVEICFGSFHRYAQYLNFSHPLIKESFNPKACAWAYGMNIFNLDAWRHEKCTDNYHYWQNLNEDQTLWTAGTLSPGLITFYSTTKTLDKSWHVLGLGYNPSISMDEISNAAVIHYNGNMKPWLDIALNQYKNLWTKYVDNNMEFVQMCNFGL; from the exons ATGGCGGTTGCCACGAGAGGAGCCAGGGGTGGATCTAGTTTTCGTAGTTTGTTCTCGTTTCGGATCTTCATCTCTGCcatattttctcttctcttcgttGCCACCCTTTCGGTCCTCTTCACCACCAACCCCTCCACATCGAACGATGACTCT GATCTTCCCACGACTGGTAATGCATACGTGCATAGAACCTTTTTGGCATTGAAATCTGACCCTCTTAGGACCCGAATGGATTTGATACACCAACAAGCTAAAGATCACATTGCACTAGTGAATGCCTATGGTGCTTATGCTAGGAAGCTCAAGCTTGACATTTCTAAGCAATTGAAGATGTTTGATGAGTTGGCACACAATTTTTCGGATATTGTGTTGAAACCAACCTATAAGGCATCACTGTTTGATTCCGATGGTCCAATTGATGAGGATGTGCTGAGGCAGTTTGAGAAGGAGGTTAAGGATAGAGTGAAGATTGCACGGATGATCATTGTTGAGGCCAAAGAGAATTATGATAATCAGTTGAAGATCCAGAAGTTGAAGGACACGATATTTGCTGTTCATGAGTCACTTGCAAAGGCAAAGAAGAATGGGGCGTTGGCAAGCTTGATTTCGGCCAGATCAATCCCCAAGAGCTTGCATTGTTTGGCAATGAGGCTGATGGGTGAGAAGATTTCAAATCCTGAGAAATATAGAGATGAGGAGCCCAAGCTGGAGTTTGAAGATCCCACTTTGTATCATTATGCTATATTCTCAGATAATGTCATAGCTGTGTCTGTGGTGGTGAGATCTGTGGTGAAGAATGCAGTGGAACCATGGAAGCATGTTTTCCATGTTGTTACAAACAGGATGAATGTTGGGGCAATGAAGGTTTGGTTTAAGATGAGGCCCATTGAAGGGGGTGCATTTTTAGAGGTGAAATCGGTGGAAGAATTCACATTCTTAAATTCATCATATGTCCCGATCTTGAGGCAACTTGAGTCAGCCAAAATGAAGCAGCGGTACTTGGAGAATCAAGCTGATAATGCCACAAATGATGCAAACATGAAAAATGCCAAGTCCCTGTCCATGTTGGATCACCTTCGATTTTATTTGCCAGAGATGTACCCTAAATTGTATAAGATCTTACTTTTGGATGATGATGTTGTGGTTCAAAAAGACTTGACAGGTTTGTGGAAAATTGATTTGGATGGGAAGGTGAATGGTGCTGTTGAGATCTGTTTTGGCTCTTTCCACCGATATGCCCAGTACTTGAATTTCTCTCATCCTTTAATCAAGGAGAGCTTCAATCCAAAAGCTTGTGCTTGGGCCTATGGCATGAATATATTTAATCTTGATGCTTGGAGGCATGAAAAGTGTACAGATAATTATCACTATTGGCAGAACTTG AATGAAGACCAAACTTTGTGGACAGCAGGGACCCTGTCACCTGGTTTGATCACCTTCTACTCCACAACCAAGACACTGGACAAATCCTGGCACGTGCTTGGGCTAGGATACAATCCAAGCATTAGCATGGATGAGATCAGCAATGCTGCAGTCATTCATTACAATGGAAACATGAAACCTTGGCTTGATATTGCTTTGAACCAATACAAAAATCTTTGGACCAAATACGTGGACAACAATATGGAGTTTGTGCAGATGTGCAATTTTGGCCTATAG
- the LOC100527640 gene encoding basic leucine zipper domain-containing protein, translating to MIQNSIPTFQFQRFSNQIYGCNNSHNTTYQVPDFSPQSSCISSNSTSDEADDQNLSLINERKHRRMLSNRESARRSRMRKQKHLDELWSQVVWLRNENHQLIDKLNHVSETHDQVLQENSQLKEEASELRQMIRDMQIHSPCGGPNSFITPLEDHDVDHVPSAYLRSDDSSNQFNSCNNNMDLLG from the coding sequence ATGATCCAAAACAGCATTCCCACATTTCAGTTCCAAAGATTCTCTAACCAAATATATGGCTGCAACAACAGCCACAACACTACCTATCAAGTTCCTGACTTCAGTCCTCAATCCTCATGCATCAGCAGCAACTCCACTTCTGATGAGGCTGATGACCAAAACCTAAGCCTCATCAACGAGAGGAAGCACAGGAGAATGTTATCGAACCGCGAATCGGCGCGTAGGTCACGCATGAGGAAGCAGAAGCACCTTGATGAGCTCTGGTCACAAGTGGTGTGGCTCAGGAATGAGAACCACCAGCTCATAGACAAGCTGAACCATGTCTCAGAGACCCATGACCAAGTGCTCCAAGAGAATTCTCAGCTCAAAGAAGAAGCCTCGGAACTTCGCCAAATGATTAGGGACATGCAGATACACAGTCCTTGCGGTGGCCCAAACTCCTTCATAACCCCTTTGGAAGATCATGATGTTGATCATGTGCCTTCAGCATATCTCAGATCTGATGATTCTTCAAACCAATTCAATTCGTGTAACAACAACATGGACCTCCTTGGCTGA